The DNA region TTTCAgctcaatatttattagagtaagactttgtaaattataaaactcatAACGAAATACATTGCATCCAGAATAAAAGAAAGTTCTATAGAAATGAAAAAGgtcttaaaatgttaaaataaacaagtcaTTGACAATGACAATGGCGAATTGTCATATTGGTATTATgacataaattttgttgaaaatttaaactggTACACAAACttctattgaatttaatttagatatatCTGGTATTTATGCCAACTTcatcaaattacaaataaaatttatgtagaatTAAGTTCTCAGTATTTGTCTCTGAAGATGTATGAacctaaaatgaaaaaataaataaattaatattcttacaGAACTACAATTTAGatgtattttgatataatttatttaaattaatttaaaattttaataaaagtatttattagtaagtattttaagtacaatatgtgtaattttaatgaaggTTTGAAAATATAACGGGTCTTAAGGAATTAGTTGTCTGTAGTAGAATGTAATTcgtaatttagttattttttgttacaggTTATGATTATTCTGTATTTCAagcataaaatttagtaaagtaAAAGTagtaataagtattttaaatacaacattatcgataattatatttaattgatggtTGAGTATATTACGTGgaacgatttatttttattttaaggagAAAGAAGTtcttattaagaattaatatgcaggtttattttgttattgttattagatcaatattatatttaaaggacTTATCTAAACTgaaatctatatatttttgaacaactttgtatataataataaaagaataatataagaCTCTAATACCTAGTATCAATGACTTCATTAAGCctacatttttgataaaatgaaCTATATTATTACTTTGATAATCTGTTATCTTGAGAcgataaagtttttaaaataatataaatgatacaCAATCGGTTCAATTTATCATCCTATAATTTCtgatatgtatatgtatatctaTGTATATCTCTCTATATCTATGTATATCTATCTATTGAATTTGAACATCACACATCTATTttgcagtaaattaatttaatcgttATTGTTTGATTTCTGCTTCCAGGTCCTCGAGTTTCAGAACCTGACTGGCATCGAGGACATAGCGATATGCCGGGACGTCTTGGCCCGTCACTCGTGGAACCTCGAGGTGGCCGTCCAGGAGCAGCTAAACATCAGAGAGGGCAGACCGTCAGTCTACGCGGTGGAGACTCGACCGCCGCAGGTGGTGAGCGACGATCCGATGCTGCCTGCGCACTCGTACTACGCCCCGCCGACCGACGGTTCCGGTTCCGGCCTCCGCGGCGTCATGCACGCCATCTTCGGCCTCCTGTTCAACGTCGCCTACACCACGGTCGTCACCTTCGTGCAGATCGCCAGACGCATGCTAGGTTCGTTTCCGTTTTCTGCATATCCGTGCGGGTGAGATGTGCCCTCTTCGGGGTGTCCAAGGAAATTGTTCGCCGTTTTTCAATTAAGAGTAACATGTCCCGTTTTCTGGTCGTTACGCTAGACACTGCTCAAATATTTGTCAGTAGCAGTTAAGGCGATTGAGTTTTGAaggaaaaataagtaaattgaagaattggttagaaagttaaaacaaattttccaataataatGTCTTTCAAATTTGTCCTAAAACTGTACTTTTACATTCTGTTTTAGTTATAAATGTTAAggtttttttatatgaaaattctataatttctttcaaataatattatttctcaTTAGTAAGAGAAGTCAAATCTAGTTATtggattttatttgcaattttattttattgttattgaaatttttacatttttttttatatttttgttatttttgtgaaTGTTTTATTGGCACCAACTTTATCAAGTATAtgaaacatatattaattataaatcatatCAGGAATACGCCAATTTTTCTAGTTCCAAAACTAAgttcaaattcaataaattaaataatttagaaatatacaaGATTTAATCATCATAATTACTATGTTtacaaacttatttttatttatttttaaactatgttTGTcttctattataaattatataattgttgccatttatataataatatcgtATTTTCTTGCCAATTTTATTACGTTTGgatctaaaaatttttattataaatttcaataataataatcctttaatttatcaagtaaaataaatgtaattaattagatattttattttttattgtaaattttctaatgaaCATGGttctcttattttttacatattatttattctattattttgttttttaatttccacatattattttaataaaaattttctttagtcCTAAAAGGAACTCCAAATTCTCTTATGAACTGGTATATTAAACAGCAACAACATTTCAGTTGGAAGaacaattttatgtgaaatgaacaatcatttattatgaaaaaaatacaggTGGTAAAATTATTAGCATGTCTTTTCaggaaaattgttttaaaaacaaaaaaaaatacttatttttttatatttttacttataatattattcattatagttattggaaaaattatttagaaggctatttttttatgaaaaaacaaaataatttgacattgtcaaaaagaaaaaaagagaACGGTAcatgttatttattgacatcatattttcattatatgtACGTCATTTGTCTCAACAAATTCCTACTCTTCACGTTTTGATgcgttttgattaataaaacacatcCCTTAAAATAACTTAGTAGTAATCTTGACAGTCGAAATaacgaataaattaagttatttccCCGCGTGAACAGGAATCGAATACCGTCCCCGCACCGATCCAGTGGAAGAGGTGATGGAGTTCATCAGATCGTACGAGGACCGTTACGGCAGCACCCATCCAGTCTTCTACCAGGGCACGTTCTCGCAGGCGCTGAACGACGCCAAGCGCGAACTCCGCTTCCTGCTCGTTTATCTACACGACGCGGACGCGACCGACACCGAGCTGTTCTGCAGGAGCACGCTGTCCAACAGATCGTTGGTGGAGTATGTAAACGCGCACTTCCTCTTCTGGGGATGTTCAGCCCATTCCGACGAAGGtttgttagtttttttttttaatttttatggtgtGCTCTCACCCCGCAATGACACGTCTCACCCGCAGGTCGACGCACCATGAACGCGGTCAAATGCGGCGGCCGGAGGCCCTTCCTCGGCGTGCTCGTCCTGAAAGAAGGCCACATGACGATCGTCGGCCGGCTGGAGGGCCACTGCGAGGCGGGTCTGTTGGTGCAACGGTTGCGAGCCGTCGTCCAGGAGTTTGATAGGAATTTGGTGCAGGCACGTGCCGATCGCGTCGAGGCCAGCATAAATCGGTCGTTGCGCCAGCATCAGGATGAGGCGTTCATGGAGTCGCTGCGTGCCGATCAGGAGAAGGAGCGTCGCAGGGAGGAGCAACGCCGACAGGAGGAAGCGGAACGATTGCGCATCGAAGAGGTATTATATTGTAGTTGACAAAACGCAAATTatgaatgtattattttttgatatctaCAATTTTGATCTGTTCGAGCTCTGTTCGAGCTCTGTTCGaattatcacaaaaattacgaaaataatatatcctaaattaaacatatttttggcTAGATTGATTTTTTCGATATTTTGAAGGCAAAatcaattatgaaatataaaagttgtcacattatttttatattttgaagagGTATATATTCGAGCTAATTacgtatattataaatatttgtaattacgtaaattgtaaattaattgtaaaaaaatgtagcAACATTTAGTTACATTGACAACATTTTACATGATTTTTATCCGTTTTTATTTGTGCCATTCGACAATTGTCAAAGTAAATTGTTTTCGATCAGACgtagtctaaaaatattcactgTTCACGGACGTGTTCCAAAGGGGATtatctgaataaaaaataaattaacaaatacattAGAACTGCAGAAATGTGGTTTCCGTTGTACgtagtcaattttttttattttgactttACAAAATGACGACTGattgacattttttcatttttttcctttttttcctttttttttttggatatAAGCAGCcctaaaaaattgtcaaagttAGTTTTCCAAATCGGTTATACTTAAAACATCGCAGTTGCAAAGAAGAAAATCTGTTGATAATTGCTCGAGATATATAAGTTTTCggtcaattttttttactattatcttttaaaatatttatacttatatgAAACTGTCCAGTCCTGAACCATGTATTGGTTTTTCTATTTCTCTAgtctttcacattttttaatttttacttaacacTGGATcacatttttcacatttcacGACAACCTTGAAACCTAATCATCGGATACTACGTTCAGTAAAATTTTTCCACCACATTTTTACACGAAATACTCATTAAGCACagcaaaaaaagaaaaaaatttaaatttttataattaatatctaaattaccATAACAGTGCGTcatgcatatatatttttttgaagcaCCGTTTGGGACCTAAATCTTTacctttttcaatttcaattcgaTATATTGTAttctaaaacatctaaagagataaatcatttttaaatatttaacggtTTTTGACTAGCAtggcatattattttatttcaacttaGTAATGCCTAAACACGTTTACTTTTTGATATGACGTGCCACAAAGGTTAAATATTACTCAGAGTACTGagattttgtgtaaattccACACTCAAGTTGGTGCTGAAAATCAACGCAAGTCAGGACGTCCACACAAAAACACTCCCaagattaacaaaattaaaaaatcttcaaaGATCCTCGCAAAACATCAATACAAATCAAAAAGGAAATTTCGACACAATTTAATCTAGATGTTAGTAGCATGATGCGGGACTACATGCCCGAGttgcaattaaaaaacaactgcTATCAAAGAGAAACAGAGCGTCCTGTCTGACATTTGCAAAATACTACTTGTCATGGACTCAAGAAAAATGGAGGTCTGTTCTTTTAGAGTgatgaaagtaaatttaatttgtagaaaatttgTGAGATGGCCAGTGGGGCAATGacaccattttaaatattaaattcctaCGGTTAAAAATAGTGGCGGAAGCATTATGGTTTGGGGATGTTTTTCTTGATCCAAAGTTGGAACCTTGATTCAAGTAGCAAAGTAAAAAGAATCGTTTTCAATTCACTGGCATAACTGGAAAACACCATGTTATTATTTGCCGAGGGAGAGATGTTGATTATTTCAACAAGGCAATGTTCAACCCATACAGGTGTAGTGGCACAAATTCCTGTAGATACATTGCAGAGATAAATTTTATCCCCAAAAATGCCAAGCAGTGATAGAAGGTAAAGGTTAcgccacaaaatattgaaatgtatgatttattgataattttttatgaatattaataaaatattccatattttttcaaaaccaaaaaaacaaaaacctcCGAATATAATGATCATTGTGATTAACTGATTAATCTtgcagtaaattagatttgttcagaTTTGCGACAGGaaaaacattaagtaacatttgtaacaagtaaatgaatattccatacttttttccaataacatattttttattgatttgtctTGGTgatattgaagaaaaatattcattttagtttagtattcataatgttgtaaaaaaactaaaaaaaattgtgataatcaaatatattttccatatGTCCGATTTGAACTGAAATGGCCAGTTGCAAATCTAATCTAAACGTCTCTTGGTGTTGCAGGAGAAGAAGGCCGAGGAGGCGCGCAGGCTCAGTATCAAGAAAGAGAAAATCGAATCGGTCCACAAAGTGCCTGAGGAGCCGGACTCTTCACATCCGGACGTGGTGCACGTGGTATTCAAATTGCCGTGCGGCAGCCGCTTGGATAGGCGTTTCCTTAAGACACATTCCCTAGAAGTAATTAACGCCGATCGATCGCGAAATCGTACATTGGATATAACACGTCTCTCTTCTGTTTCAGCACGTGTTCTATTTCGTATTTTGCCATCCGGAAGCGCCCGATTCATTCGAGATCACGACGAACTTCCCGAAAAGAGTGTTGCCTTGCAGGCCCAACAACTCCCAGGAATCGATCATGACACTAGAACAGGCCGGCTTGAAAACGCGGGAAGTCCTGTTTGTGAACGACCTGGACGCCTAAAATCATACAACGGACATTTTATAGTTGTGCTCTTAGGATATGCCCTCATTTCACAtacttatttatgtaatttagttttaatcatcgtctgatttttttgtttgtcggATTTTAGACCACTCAATGGGCTGAGGTCTACTTAattcctattattttttttttcattggaTTATAGTTATGACATTaggattaaatttgttgaaattatgtttaagGGAAATTATACAAGCAAATGCAAAGTATGAGAGCAGttatactttgtttcttgtagtgatgataaaaaattttcagtaGTGCC from Aethina tumida isolate Nest 87 chromosome 1, icAetTumi1.1, whole genome shotgun sequence includes:
- the LOC109600327 gene encoding FAS-associated factor 2, which translates into the protein MDYLDQNGGLGLTGEQTEKVLEFQNLTGIEDIAICRDVLARHSWNLEVAVQEQLNIREGRPSVYAVETRPPQVVSDDPMLPAHSYYAPPTDGSGSGLRGVMHAIFGLLFNVAYTTVVTFVQIARRMLGIEYRPRTDPVEEVMEFIRSYEDRYGSTHPVFYQGTFSQALNDAKRELRFLLVYLHDADATDTELFCRSTLSNRSLVEYVNAHFLFWGCSAHSDEGRRTMNAVKCGGRRPFLGVLVLKEGHMTIVGRLEGHCEAGLLVQRLRAVVQEFDRNLVQARADRVEASINRSLRQHQDEAFMESLRADQEKERRREEQRRQEEAERLRIEEEKKAEEARRLSIKKEKIESVHKVPEEPDSSHPDVVHVVFKLPCGSRLDRRFLKTHSLEHVFYFVFCHPEAPDSFEITTNFPKRVLPCRPNNSQESIMTLEQAGLKTREVLFVNDLDA